aagtcagctgtttttgacactataaaagttatttaatgTACAATAATCAGCTGTATTTTGGTATTCGGTATGTCTTATTTCATGTAGCTGctgattgtttaaaatattgtagGTTTGAAAATAGTGTGTATATAAACTAATAAATTACATATTAAAACctattttatacatatgtacattaggtatataactaattttggcgaaatttttggcatacctccacgtgatggccaatgttgtattagtaatgaaaataacttttttaggtcatttggaatcaaaaatatcacgcaccaacaccaatatctaaaataaaccaacattttttttctgtgaaaaattatataaataatttcatatattttttgaggtatacttcccttatttaaaaattatcttttgaagtatgtccgcagttattattaaattaaaatatattgtttttcaaaataattgaaaaaattgaatgaaaaactttattgcgtttggtgcgtgaacttttttaacaaccgtgaataataccgtggtttttcatattttttaatgctctattcgactatgctatgccaatttgcatatttgcaaaaaatgttaaaagttatatccctaatgtacatacatacatacatacatatgtatattgataTTGTTGACGAGTAACTGATATTCGCCGTCTAATCATATGGCCAAAGTATGCAACATTAGAATTGATAAGGGAAACAAATTGATAAAAATACAAACACTTCAGTTGTGAATTGCAGTGCGGGgtaaattgtaaacaatttaCACTAAGCTTGTTGATGATTGTGGAATGTCATCTATATATAAAATCCAAGTTGATTTAAAAACTTtagtacattttgaataaatcttTCAGAGTAGTATTGCGGAgaaaaaatgagttttattccAACAGGTGAGTTTTAACATATAATGCCATTAAATTCTAAATgcacataattttttattttagaacacCAACATAGGCGCTTGAACCCTTTGACAGGACAGTGGGTACTTGTCTGTCCCCATCGGATGTTAAGACCTTGGTCTGGGCAGCAAGAGTCGCCacaaaaaaatgatttattagAATTTGACCCAACGAATCCGCTATGTCCTGGTGTCACAAGACCTAATGGAGTCGTAAGTGACAACAAAACAAACGAAATTATTTAATGTACCAAGTTATAATTTTTTCCTTTTGTACTTTAGGTTAATCCTGTGTATGAAGGCACTTTTGTTTTTACTAATGATTTCCCAGCTTTGTTGGAAGATATTCCCTCACCACCAGAGAGCGATGATCCTCTTTTCCAGGCAGCTCCAGCAAAAGGCACttgcagggtaatgtgttttcatCCTAAATCCAATTTAACTCTTCCCCTAATGACGCTCCCATCTATTGAGAATGTAATACATGAGTGGATTAATCAATACAATGAATTGAGTCAGAAATATACGTGggtacagatattcgaaaacaaGGGTTCTGCAATGGGTTGTTCTAATCCACATCCGCATTGTCAAATATGGGCCTGCTCATTTTTGCCATCCGATCCAGcacttaaaaatgaaaatttacaaaaatactttCGGCAACATAAGAGACCCATGCTTGATGATTATGTTATTAAAGAGCTGGAGCGTAAGGAACGCGTTGTAATTGTAAATCCCGACTGGGTCGTTGTTGTCCCTTATTGGGCTGCATGGCCTTTTGAGACAATGATCATATCGCGTAATAACAACAAACGTATTAATGACCTTACTGAACGTCaactaaaaaatttagctatagTTGTGAAGCAGTTAACAACCAAATATGATAATCTATTCAAGTGTTCATTCCCCTATTCGATGGGCTTTCATGGAGCACCTTCCGGGGATATGGCTTCAGACGACGATCACCATTGGACTTTGCATGCCATTTATTACCCACCTCTGCTACGATCTGCTACCGTTAGAAAATTTATGGTCGGCTTTGAATTATTATGTCAAGCTCAAAGAGATTTAACAGCGGAACAAGCTGCTCAGCGTTTAAGGGAACTAGATGGTAGCAAACACTATCTTACAAACTAACTACATTCATTCAAAGCTGAATATAATAGAagtcatattttaaaaactacatCTTAATTACATCTAAAGTAGCTAATGCATATCTGTTTGcttttattaaataacattatATAAGCATAACTTTTCtgattcaatttttaaaatgcgttAAAACTgttaattttacttattttaaacaattattaagtttatcaataaaaacttaaaatattattgaacaaATCGAGATATTTAgcataaacaaaataagaatatgaTTTTACTCTTAAGAACTTCATGCAGGTATAGGcacaaaataattgtatttttctctacttaaaaattacatctaaatatcgaaaaaatgtaataaatttgtgttcttagggtaacatagagacgagacggaattgtcaaaaacctaagtctgttgttaaaaacctatctcttgcaacaacaaaatacatgctagacaatgtattttgttgttgtatcataaattttatttgttgtatttttgtttgacaaatcgaagtgtctcgtctctatgtataattctctatgtttGTGTTGTTAACCTTCCAAACACATATAATACTTTTGCTTCAACAGCAACTGATAGCTACGCAATATCGAAACAAATGTAGATTCGATGAGTTAATTTACGACCATTGATATGTCCGTAATAAATCTAACCATAGCATATGTGTTACTTTAACAATATCCATCTTTTCTCTTTAATAAACGTACAACTTTATTAGtgtattttcacataaaactaTAACTTTTtctaatacaataaaattttataacgaaCGGGAAATGATAATACATATCGACATATTCtcgaaaatgagttttttatagcAACGTATTCCCTGACTAATTTGTCAtctgtcatttaaatttaaaaaaaaaaatatttccaatgggttttttcatcaaatttgTATTGTGCTATCTAacacacaatttattttgttagtaaaaaagtgctatatgcatatgaaatattcgtgtatataataaaatattaaaagtgttttttataaaatataatacatatatattaaacCGTACGAATCTCAatgttagacacgaaccggatgatatacgtttaaaactataaattaaatggagaaaaactgcgttttcagtttttcatttcgtgatgctgtttccttttaaaaggacttcaaattttcagaggagtaaattttttaaaacatgttttaatcatcctactatgccaaatttgatgtcaaatgatcaggaaattttgtaaaatatttcgtattattttgattttatcctgtcaggatcaaaagatgttgaaaaattccttttaaatttttatcctgaatatccttttagatttccaataattttttttcaaaaaaatagtgcgttaaagataTTGGATACACTACTTAGcggtaaataatattttaaatttacattatttgattttttatattttattgtaatatttcattcgaaaaaatataataaaaaaccgTTGTGAAAAGAAACgaagaatactttttaataaacaagtaaaatggtatagtcgggcaagcccgatcAACCAACAAAATGAATTCACTACAGCCTACATTTGAAACGGAGTATGTCCTGAGTAAGTaagcaaatttgtttaaagaccCACGTAGCATAGCTTTCTACAAAAAGAAATTCTGTGGAAAATTCTAGAAAGCTGATTAGCTTTATGTATAAACTTTCTTACAACTACGAAGTTCTTCacgtatgtatgtaaaactATGTCCTATTCAactaagcaaatattaaaaactcgtGTTATAGGGCCCATACACCATCATAAATGTGCAATCAAGTGATTGAGCCAGCTGATTGGCCGTGTATGAGCTGGTAGTGTGATTGTACCAGCTGCTGGTGctttatcaaaaatagtttgatatttttttgattgtgatcgagtgttgtaaaattaactcataaaagttaaataaaacctagCTTTCGTTTGTTCTCTAGCA
The nucleotide sequence above comes from Calliphora vicina chromosome 1, idCalVici1.1, whole genome shotgun sequence. Encoded proteins:
- the Galt gene encoding probable galactose-1-phosphate uridylyltransferase, whose product is MSFIPTEHQHRRLNPLTGQWVLVCPHRMLRPWSGQQESPQKNDLLEFDPTNPLCPGVTRPNGVVNPVYEGTFVFTNDFPALLEDIPSPPESDDPLFQAAPAKGTCRVMCFHPKSNLTLPLMTLPSIENVIHEWINQYNELSQKYTWVQIFENKGSAMGCSNPHPHCQIWACSFLPSDPALKNENLQKYFRQHKRPMLDDYVIKELERKERVVIVNPDWVVVVPYWAAWPFETMIISRNNNKRINDLTERQLKNLAIVVKQLTTKYDNLFKCSFPYSMGFHGAPSGDMASDDDHHWTLHAIYYPPLLRSATVRKFMVGFELLCQAQRDLTAEQAAQRLRELDGSKHYLTN